In Deinococcus sp. HSC-46F16, the following are encoded in one genomic region:
- a CDS encoding carbohydrate kinase, with protein MSAAAPLPAIVSAGEALTDLVTAGEGLWRAHPGGAGWNVARACARLGVPSAFAGAVGEDNFGDDLAGAGAEAGLDARFLQRAPQPTLMAVVYRLDPPAYRFLGENSADLHFDPARLPEGWMRAARWLHVGGISLARPPLSRTLLDLVAGAKAAGVQVSFDPNARTAHRHPDYPATFERVVRLSDLLKFSDEDLAFFFPGQSEADALRRLRGLNPRAPLVVTRGAAGATLYHAAGRVDLPAVPVRVADTVGAGDALCAGLLASAAGRPEALWTEHLRLGLRAAAAACARPGAYAPTREDLAALPG; from the coding sequence ATGAGCGCCGCTGCCCCCCTGCCTGCCATCGTGAGTGCCGGAGAGGCCCTGACCGACCTCGTGACCGCCGGGGAGGGCCTGTGGCGGGCGCACCCCGGTGGGGCGGGGTGGAACGTGGCCCGCGCGTGTGCCCGGCTGGGGGTACCCTCGGCCTTTGCCGGGGCGGTAGGCGAGGACAACTTCGGGGACGACCTCGCGGGGGCCGGGGCCGAGGCGGGGTTGGATGCCCGCTTCCTGCAACGCGCCCCGCAGCCCACCCTGATGGCGGTGGTCTACCGGCTCGACCCGCCCGCCTACCGCTTCCTGGGCGAGAACAGCGCCGACCTGCACTTTGACCCCGCACGGCTGCCGGAAGGCTGGATGAGGGCGGCCCGCTGGCTGCATGTGGGCGGCATCAGCCTCGCGCGGCCTCCCCTCTCGCGGACCCTGCTAGACCTCGTCGCGGGGGCGAAGGCGGCGGGGGTCCAGGTCAGCTTCGACCCCAACGCCCGCACCGCGCACCGCCACCCCGACTACCCGGCGACCTTCGAGCGGGTGGTGCGCCTCTCGGACCTGCTGAAGTTCAGCGACGAGGACCTCGCCTTCTTCTTTCCGGGGCAGAGCGAGGCGGACGCGCTGCGCCGCCTGCGGGGTCTGAATCCCCGCGCCCCGCTGGTGGTCACGCGGGGCGCGGCCGGGGCCACCCTCTACCACGCGGCCGGACGGGTGGACCTCCCCGCCGTGCCGGTGCGGGTCGCGGACACGGTCGGCGCCGGGGACGCCCTGTGCGCGGGCCTGCTTGCGAGCGCGGCCGGGCGCCCGGAGGCGCTGTGGACCGAGCACCTGCGCCTCGGCCTGCGGGCGGCGGCGGCGGCGTGTGCGCGGCCCGGCGCCTACGCCCCCACGCGGGAAGACCTCGCGGCGCTGCCCGGCTGA
- a CDS encoding histone deacetylase: protein MTAPAPAFAHPFRAYTPAAYTFPLPEGHRFPAYKYAGVRDRLTGLLPVLDTPALRWAEAARVHDPVWLRRWRRGEVTAAEERAFGLPWSPGVVERARRAAGGSLAALHDALACGWGANLAGGTHHAFRDRAEGFCLINDAALLTRIALDEGLAQRVAVLDLDVHQGNGTAALLAAEARALTISVHGERNYPFRKERSSLDLGLPDGVTDGEYLEVLRGQVLPALEAFRPDLLLYLAGADVLAGDRFGRFALTLDGVAERNRTVLTWARKAGVAVVTMMAGGYNRDHALTVEAHARVVLDGLDVFASRIV, encoded by the coding sequence GTGACCGCCCCCGCCCCCGCCTTCGCCCATCCCTTCCGGGCTTATACCCCGGCCGCGTACACTTTTCCCCTCCCCGAAGGCCACCGCTTCCCGGCCTACAAGTACGCGGGAGTCCGGGACCGCCTGACCGGACTGCTGCCTGTGCTGGACACGCCCGCCCTGCGCTGGGCCGAGGCCGCCCGCGTCCACGACCCCGTCTGGCTGCGCCGCTGGCGCCGGGGGGAGGTGACGGCCGCCGAGGAACGGGCCTTCGGGCTGCCCTGGAGTCCGGGGGTGGTCGAGCGTGCCCGCCGCGCCGCCGGGGGCAGTCTCGCCGCGCTGCACGACGCGCTCGCCTGCGGGTGGGGCGCCAACCTCGCGGGCGGCACCCACCACGCCTTCCGCGACCGCGCCGAGGGATTCTGTCTGATCAACGACGCCGCCCTGCTGACCCGCATCGCGCTCGACGAGGGGCTGGCCCAGCGGGTGGCGGTTCTCGACCTCGACGTGCATCAGGGGAACGGGACCGCCGCGCTGCTGGCCGCCGAGGCCCGCGCCCTGACCATCAGCGTGCACGGCGAGCGCAACTACCCCTTTCGCAAGGAGCGCAGCAGCCTCGACCTCGGGCTGCCCGACGGGGTGACGGACGGCGAGTATCTGGAGGTGCTGCGGGGGCAAGTGCTTCCGGCGCTGGAAGCCTTCCGCCCCGACCTCCTGCTGTACCTCGCCGGGGCGGACGTGCTCGCGGGGGACCGTTTCGGCCGCTTTGCTCTGACGTTGGACGGGGTCGCGGAACGCAACCGCACGGTGCTGACCTGGGCGCGGAAGGCCGGGGTGGCCGTCGTGACCATGATGGCAGGGGGTTACAACCGCGACCACGCCCTGACGGTCGAAGCCCACGCCCGCGTCGTGCTGGACGGCCTGGACGTGTTTGCCTCCAGAATTGTCTAG